One genomic segment of Andreesenia angusta includes these proteins:
- a CDS encoding phosphotransferase, which produces MKNGLESRIKSYIEAKNLAEKLGLERDFKIRFLAQGEYNINYLVEDRAKKLVFRANTASQLGLENQIEYEYNALKALELSGVTPRAHYVDGKKDVLDYGVLVMEFLEGVPLDYSKDLRTAATIFGKIHSLDTEGLDETFIVESDILSSRVREARMWLGDYMDSPKVDVKLKSFFQNFLDWAEANSHKETYFKQDKWHVVNNTEVNSHNFIIGEERSYLIDWEKPVISDPCQDITQFIAETTTSWKGSYVLSRDEKKDFFKHYAKNLSAGDRGIEERVQIYAPYLYLRALSWCAYAWLEYQNPDKEIVNMDTFMKIEQYLDVDFMEKLISPLK; this is translated from the coding sequence ATGAAAAATGGGCTAGAGAGTAGGATAAAAAGCTATATAGAAGCTAAAAACCTCGCTGAGAAATTGGGACTTGAGAGGGATTTCAAAATCCGATTTTTGGCGCAAGGCGAGTACAATATAAATTACCTAGTTGAGGACAGGGCGAAGAAGCTAGTCTTCAGAGCAAACACGGCTAGCCAGCTCGGGCTTGAGAACCAGATAGAGTATGAGTACAATGCGCTTAAGGCGCTTGAATTGAGCGGGGTTACACCGAGGGCGCACTATGTGGACGGAAAAAAAGACGTCTTGGACTATGGCGTCCTTGTGATGGAGTTCTTAGAAGGGGTTCCGCTAGACTACAGCAAAGACCTGAGAACTGCTGCCACGATTTTCGGGAAGATCCACTCGCTAGATACGGAGGGGCTCGATGAGACTTTCATAGTAGAGAGCGACATACTGAGCTCCAGGGTTAGAGAAGCCAGAATGTGGCTAGGTGATTACATGGACAGCCCCAAGGTGGATGTAAAGCTAAAGAGCTTCTTTCAGAACTTTCTGGATTGGGCAGAGGCGAATTCGCATAAAGAAACTTATTTCAAGCAGGACAAATGGCATGTAGTGAACAACACAGAGGTCAACTCCCACAACTTCATAATAGGGGAGGAGAGAAGCTACCTTATAGACTGGGAGAAGCCGGTTATAAGCGACCCCTGCCAGGATATAACGCAGTTTATAGCTGAGACGACTACAAGCTGGAAGGGAAGCTATGTGCTGAGCAGAGATGAAAAAAAGGATTTCTTCAAGCACTACGCAAAAAACTTAAGTGCAGGTGACAGGGGAATAGAGGAGAGAGTGCAGATATATGCACCATACCTGTATCTCAGGGCGCTTTCCTGGTGCGCCTATGCATGGCTGGAATACCAGAACCCCGACAAGGAGATAGTAAATATGGACACATTTATGAAGATAGAGCAGTATCTCGACGTGGACTTTATGGAGAAGCTGATATCTCCACTCAAATAG
- a CDS encoding TIGR04282 family arsenosugar biosynthesis glycosyltransferase: MKAIILMTRVPIPGKTKTRLMEVLSPEECAEIHSCFLRDIFGVMGKLEPEIDVYVSYTPEDEFRILSELLPEDVKAFPQHGETLGDRMKHAFEAVFKMGYDEVVLMGSDVPEIDLECLEESFVQLESNDMCVGPTLDGGYYLIGMKEVQSEIFSEDMKWGCNTVLEGTFRQINSQGLSVGLVTKQRDIDTGDDFEYLMNKLGAFEESGTAPRNTIDFLRKYREGGSADEKWARE, translated from the coding sequence ATGAAAGCTATTATACTTATGACCAGAGTGCCGATACCTGGAAAGACAAAGACGAGACTTATGGAGGTGCTTTCTCCGGAGGAATGCGCTGAGATACACAGCTGTTTCCTCAGAGATATATTCGGAGTTATGGGGAAGCTTGAGCCGGAGATAGATGTATACGTGTCCTACACCCCAGAGGACGAATTCAGAATACTGTCAGAGCTGCTGCCGGAGGATGTCAAGGCGTTCCCACAGCATGGAGAAACGCTTGGTGATCGGATGAAGCACGCTTTTGAAGCTGTGTTCAAAATGGGCTACGATGAAGTGGTGCTTATGGGAAGCGATGTCCCGGAAATAGACCTGGAGTGCTTGGAAGAGTCGTTTGTTCAGCTAGAGTCAAACGACATGTGCGTAGGCCCTACGTTGGACGGAGGCTACTACCTCATTGGCATGAAGGAAGTGCAGAGCGAGATATTTTCAGAGGACATGAAATGGGGCTGCAACACCGTCTTGGAGGGCACATTTAGGCAGATAAACAGCCAAGGCCTTTCGGTCGGGCTGGTGACTAAGCAGCGGGACATAGACACTGGGGACGATTTTGAGTACTTGATGAACAAGCTAGGAGCTTTTGAAGAATCCGGAACAGCTCCCCGAAACACTATAGACTTTCTAAGAAAGTACAGAGAGGGTGGAAGCGCCGATGAAAAATGGGCTAGAGAGTAG
- a CDS encoding TIGR04283 family arsenosugar biosynthesis glycosyltransferase — protein sequence MISIIVPVLNEESTISKLLEQLNRLRGDKEIIVVDGGSSDRTVEIAGNMAVVVESERGRANQMNAGASMAKGDILWFVHSDSIVDENSISAIEVAISEGYIGGGFSIYFYDYTDAVIRFITWTSNWRAKHSGMYYGDQSLFLRRDLFESIGGYPKLALMEDFEISLRLRKAGKMKLLPERIGSSARRFKSGGSLRTLLFMHKIKILYVLGKDTEELNKMYRECR from the coding sequence ATGATATCTATAATTGTGCCGGTGCTGAACGAGGAGAGCACTATTTCAAAGCTGCTAGAACAGTTAAACAGACTTAGAGGCGACAAGGAGATAATAGTTGTGGACGGGGGAAGCTCCGACAGAACTGTGGAAATAGCCGGCAATATGGCTGTTGTTGTCGAAAGCGAAAGAGGCAGGGCGAACCAGATGAACGCCGGTGCAAGCATGGCCAAGGGCGATATACTCTGGTTTGTGCACTCGGACAGCATAGTGGACGAGAATTCAATAAGCGCAATTGAAGTCGCCATATCTGAAGGCTATATCGGAGGAGGCTTTTCTATATACTTCTACGACTACACTGATGCTGTAATTCGGTTTATAACCTGGACTTCAAACTGGAGGGCCAAGCACTCCGGCATGTACTACGGAGACCAGTCGCTCTTCTTGAGAAGAGATCTATTCGAGTCCATAGGCGGATATCCAAAGCTTGCGCTTATGGAGGACTTCGAGATAAGCTTAAGGCTCAGAAAGGCCGGAAAGATGAAGCTGCTGCCGGAGCGGATAGGAAGCTCGGCCAGGAGGTTCAAGTCTGGCGGATCGCTCAGGACGCTTCTCTTTATGCACAAGATCAAGATACTCTACGTGCTGGGGAAGGACACAGAGGAACTCAATAAGATGTATAGGGAGTGCAGATGA